The Cryptococcus deuterogattii R265 chromosome 4, complete sequence genome segment TTCTAGAGAGTTTGTGAGATTGGAAAATCGTTGTTGTAAAGTTATTGTCAGCAGTATCAAATATGCATAAACTAAAAGGCTACATTAATAATACAACCTAGTGTCCTTCATCTACAAACCTCAAAGGCAGACCTGACAAAAAATTTACCAATGGTGTGCACATATCAGACAGGGCTACTCACCAGATaaatctcttttttctaCAATCTGTACAAGGTCATGTCGATTCATACTTGATAGCCATCCGTCAGCGCAAGTATCAGAAATGTTTGGAAAGGTGGATGTAGCACTTACTGGAAGCAAGCACTCTTCAGATTATTCCATAATGTCTCGCTCGTAACACCTTTTGCACCTCCACCATTCTGGCCGTATGCATAGGCTTCACTCGCTCCAGAGTGTTGGAATCTCAGGGCATCGAGAATAGATTGGGCAGCAGCTTGATATTGGCCTAGATTCATGTACGCAATGCCAAGATTGAACCTGAAGCAGCTGTGTTAGAAAGCCCATGTCACCCAAGACATGGCAGTGAAAGCTTACAAGGCTCGGACAAAACTGGGATGCAGCGTCAGAGCTTGATGGTAATACTGTATAGCTTCATTAGATCTTCCGCTGTTCGCAAGGGTTGCGCCAAGACGGTTATACAACAACCAGTCCTACCGAGGCAATTAGCATTTACCAAGTGTCTTTACAGGAAGCAAAGCTGCCTTACTTCAGGCCGAACCGCCAAGGCCGCCAAAAAGCAATCTTCAGCTTTGGAATAATCCTGTCCAAGGCAGTCATTAAGTTAATCGCGCAATGACAAATAGGGAAGACGACtcacctctcctccactcaTATTGAACAGCACTCCAAGTGCAACCTGAACATCAGCATCGATCTCGTCCGGTGTTTGCCTCGCAATTTCTATTAAACTTTCGATGAGTTTGtctctgcctcttcctttctgtcCATCGACTCCGATCGCATCTTTACTATCCTTCATTCTAATCCAATTCTCCAGCATAGTGCACGCTGCCTCATTTTCTCCCTCATTGGTATAGCTGACAGAGAGGGCAAGGTACGCTGGCCGATACTGCGGATCAAGTTGAATGACTTTGGATAAGGCAAGGATCGCTTGGTCTTCGCGCTCATTCTCTTGTTGCTTGAGGCCAAGGGCATACCATGCTTCGTGCGAGGTAGGATCTTTCTGTACTTCagcttcaagctcaagaatACTCTGATATGCACGTCAGATCAGACGGCTGGACCAAACAGAACAAAAGAGATATAACTCACCTTTAAGGTCGGTGAATCCTGAGGGGCTTCCAAATAGAGCTCTTCTGCATCAGATGAATAAGGGTTTCGAGTTTGGAACAAGTATCTTTCTGTCTGGTCACCAGTTCCCATGCCTCTTAAATGTGAGACGCCAGGTTCTGCCCTTTGGAATTCCTCCCAGTCACTTTGCAGCTTACTCCAACCTTCTTGCTTCCCCACTCCGCCTTCCAGATTCTCTTGGGATTGTCGAAGTTGACCATTAAACATTGCAAAGACATCTTCGTCAAAGTCGTGAATCAACCCTTGTTCACTCCAGCCCCGACCTGCACCGGGGACGTTGCCACGAGAGGAAAGGGCTTCTTCGAGAGTACTGGGCACACCGCTTCTTTCTTGAGAAGCCGAGTGTTCATCAAAGTGGACACTCTTTGTTCGCTCGGATGTGTGTGATTCTGAAGATTGTAAGAGGGCTTCTTGGTCACGATACTGTTGATCCCACAAAGCATTACTATTTGCAGCTAGCGGGGTGTCTTGCGGAGCTGTTAGAGGAGGGATGGATGTGTGTGCTGGTAAATTCGAAACCCAAGAATTTAGGGCTGGGTAGACTTTTTGGCCCCGAGGATAAGGTGATTTTCGTTCGAGGTACTCAGCTTCAGCCAATGTGGAGGCTTCTTGGCGTGCAGATTTCCCATTTTGCTTGGCAAAGCTTTCCGCCCAATTTTCTCCAACGGTATTCCGCTCAATAAATGTTGCACCCTCGCCTACTTCCTCACCTTTTacctcttgcccttctttgaCCACAACCTCTTCGTCCCCCAAGCCCCTCACAAGACGCATGAATTTACTTTGCGCCAATTTGGGATTAGCAGATAAAATGTCTGACTGGGTCTCCAGATTGTTGATAAAGGACCGGGCAGTACGAGCTAGCAATTCTTGAGACTCATCTAAAGGCAGAGCTTCAGGTCCAGTTGGTTGACCAATTTGCTCTTCATGTGTGGTGACTGGAGCCGCTGCCTGGATATCAGGCCGAGGAAGTGCCAGGCGTGCTTCTGAAGCTGGAATGGCATGTAATGGGTAACCTGGTCTCATCAAGGCTGAGCGCGGAAGTGGATATTGAGCTGTTGGAACCTCCCATGGCGCCAGACCAGCATTGTACTGGTGTTTCTGAGGTCTTGCCGCTCCAAATGGAGACGCGGCTGCAACGTGCTGACTAAACTCTTCCTGCCAACCGCTTTTTGTGGAAGCTACAAAATGAGCATGTCTAGATGATGCAGACCCTGTCGGAGGAATGAAATCGCTCGCCCAATCTGAGACATGAGAAGCTGATGGAACTGGAGAGAGCTGTTGCCTCAGTGAAGAGAGATCAAAAGCTGACGAAGGTCCTGGGACTGGCTTCGGTTGTCGGACGACTGGCTGCTGAGCAAATTGATCTCTGAATGGCTGCTATGCAAGCTATCAATATTGGATGCAATTCACACTGCTATACTCACCTTTGACGATGATCCGGAAGCATTTGCGGTGTAGGCTAGCCGATCCTACGACGGGATAATGTCAGCTTATAATGACAGCAGAGTGATCGACACTCATCATCGCACCTGTTGTAAAGAACGGTCGACGTTAATCCTGTCTGAGATGTTTTTGAGAGCAGAAGTGGGTCCACACTGGACCGAAGCGCCCGATAAGAAAGCAGACATGGCGGTgtgtggaagagagagtgaTGCGCAGTGAAATACAAGACGAGATTTGACTTGTCATTTCGTCGAAAAGTAACGTCGCGCACGCTGCTGCCCGGTTATCCCAGCCCATGTAGCCGAAATAGGCGTAGGGGAATGGCTTGCCTAAGTAAGGGCTCAGGCACGGGGGTGTATTATGACGTATGCATGAAAGTATTTAGTGTGCTATTACTGACTCCTACGGTACTGAATATTCTGTTTGTACTGCCACTTGCACTGCTACTCCGTCCCCCAGCATGGCAGAAGGCATCGAGCTTAAACCGTTAGGGGCATCAGCCCCTCCCCTGCCCCCGCGGCACCCCGATACCGCTCCTGGCTCTCTCGGCAAAGCTTACAGGTCTGCagaggaaaaggcaaaggcaatGATACACCTCCAGCAGGACGCCGGGTTAGACGCCATCTCTGTATGGGCACTCGTCCTTTCTTCGTGGTCGGTCTCTGCAACAATCTCCCACTACATTTCTCTCTGACGCTCTCAGCAGGTTCGCCATACTCGCTACACCACTCCTCTTATTCCCCcgcatcctcatcttcttttcccagaCGCCCCCGCCCATTGTTCCcttttcgtcctcctctgcTGCCAacgctgcagctgcagctcGCGAGAACCATTATGACACCCTTACCCCTCTCGAGTACACTCTCTGTCTATCTTTGTCTCTTGGTCTCATAGCCATGTCTCTTGtatctctcttcatcttaGTGCCGACGTACACCCCGCCTTCAGCTAATCCATCTCGCACACCTCTTTTGGGTATCTTGGTTGGGTTGACTACCATCTCTGGGGCAGTGCTTTGGAATGCAGGCGGATTAGGTGGATTGGGCGTTTTtgttggaggaggaaatgtCTTTGTGGCCATTTGGGGTTGGTGGGTTATCGTATTtggaggtgggagaggcAAAATAACAAAAAAGCAACATAAACATAATACGCCAGAAAGGTTGAGAAAGCTGTAATCATCCTGATACATTATTGAGGGGGATGAAATGGAATCTGTACATTGTAGCGATGTCGTTAGGGGATAGCCATGCATTTGTACTATTAGCCAGGGCACGCTCCATTTTGGAAGAACTGTTTGATCGGACTCGTAACTTGGTACTGCATTATGCTTCCTCATTAATGCGGCATTATATGGATCAAATCTCGGCAACACGTCATCGTCATTACATTACGTTACAACCGCTTCCTGATCTTCCTGCAacatcctttccctctctctttccacttgGTCCGCCGCGGCAAGGGCTTGCTGCACCATTGCCGCCTCTCTAGAGTTGATCGTACCCGACGCAACAGCACTTTCCGGATTAGAagcggcggcagcagcagcctgcTGAGCTTGGTTACGTCTTCGTCGTCGACGAGGAAGGGTTATTATCTTTGGCATAGGTCGTTCATCAAGATCCTTGGCAACATTTGTAGCAGCTTGAAAAGCCTAAATTGAAAGACTGTTagtcaatctcttccttgggaACTCCAAATACACGTACCTCAACCCAGTCAACCATATCCCTTGCACTGTCTGTCTGCAACAGGAACTGTTCACCATCTGCTCTGACACGAACAacgttcttcctcttgtgATAGTCGGCAGCCAAACCACTCTCTGTCTTGTTCAATGAGTACTGTTTTACCAAAGCATTATGCTGGAAGTGACTAGATAAGGGGGTGTTGGTCGACCCGTAGCTACTCGATGGAAAGACAGTGCTTGTCCCAGAGGCCGAACCACGTCGCTGACTGTTGAAAAGGGCGGCGTCCTTGACatcattcccatcttcGGCATTATGCACTATCGACAAGGAACTTCGTCGATAATTGCCTGAACCAACAGTGTTAGATTCGGATGTCCGGCGCCCCGGTAAGGGAATACCGATTGGCGAGGCAGAATCACCAGATCCACGCCGCACGGTGGAGTTGATGGCATCCACTGGACCTCTTCGACCTGGGTCGACTGAGACTGTGCTCCTCTTGTTACTTGGACCAATTGCACCGCTCGACGatgtccttctccttctctcagGAGCCGGATGTACATGCAAGAACTCGTccgcatcatcatcgtcgaTAGTAGGGACAGGCGCATCGCTCTTCAAAGGGAACCTGTGAGGATCAAATTTGTACACTAGGAGCGCAGTTCCGTGCAGAATGAAATAATATCGTTTCCAACTTCGGTCTCGAGCTTGGATTTTctcaatcctcttcttgccatcagGTCCGGTTCCCAGGTCCTTTTCTCCGGTGAACTCCATTTTCCGTTGCAGCATACCTTCGATATGAACCTAGCAACATATAAGCATCTCATTCCTTGTGTGCAGAAACAGCATGTTGAACGTACCGAGCACCAGTAATTTGGCAGcttttctctcccctcctcgTCCCTTGGTTTGGGGACGAATGTCCCGGGGAACGGCGGCTCATATTTTGGTGGTGGCGCCACTAAATCATCTGccgaccttcttctcttcaactcttttTGCTTATCCTTTCCAGCAACCGAAAAGTTGAAGCCATTCAatccagcagcaggagtGGGAGGCGGTCTGGCCCATTCTGCAGGGCTCAGAATAACATTTGGCATAGAAGGCACTTGTTGAGGCGGTAAGGAGATGCGGAAGGGCAGCTGTTCGCCGGATTTAACTGTTTCCAATTTTGGTTTAGCGAGCATTCCATCTGCAGTGTCTTCACTACcttggggaggaagatttATCATTGAAATGGAAGTTTGACTGTACAGAGAGGGGCGTCGGGGAACTTGCTGGGGACACGGCTGAGGGGTAGGTGCGACAGCGTCATTTGCTTCTACTGACGGCGTTCCAGCTTCGGTAGAAACCTCAACGGTATCCTCACTGCTAGCTTcatgctcttctctctgcgcatcttcttcattctcgctttcctcctccaaaacactcctttcctcttcgtttTGCACTCTAGACGCTGCCATTGGTGCCGCCGAGCTCGAGTCCACAGCCACAtctttgccctttcctTTATCCAGTCGAGGTTGTGGCGACGGCATAGTACTGGGCCCAGAAGACGATGGTTGGCTATCGAAATATCCAGAGGAGCCTCTCGATGTTGTGGTAAGCGTGCTAGGGTAAGACGATTGGCCTCTCTCCAGAGTGGCTCTGGCAATGGCCGCTGCGGCTCCAGCTGTAGGTTGGGCATTGCCGGTATCAACGACAACCGGTTGCACATCTTGTACGGGGGTACCTTCATTTCTGAACTTTGCCCAAGTAGACTGGTTTTTCTCACAAGGTGTATTGAGTGACCACACTGATTTGCCATTGGCTTTGGGAATTATGGTCGGTCCGGGCACGTTTGACATAGTATTAAATCGCGGGAAATCCGACTGGCGACGTACATCCGCAGATGCATCTAATGCGCTTGATCCGCTTGGCTCTGCAATGTAACTCTGTCAATACTGAGACGATAGTGAGAAAATATTTATGACTGaccaccttcttccgtTACCGCACTCTTTGCCATCTCTCCAACTTGGCTTGAAGAACCTGCTCTAGTTCTTCTCGCCGATCTCCCAGCACAACTCACGGGACTTGAGCCTACCATCGGGGGATTCCTTGCGGTTTCTGCGTCGCTATCGTTACCAGAATCACCGTCGGAACCTGCACCGTCCTCAgattcatcctca includes the following:
- a CDS encoding peroxin-5 — protein: MSAFLSGASVQCGPTSALKNISDRINVDRSLQQDRLAYTANASGSSSKQPFRDQFAQQPVVRQPKPVPGPSSAFDLSSLRQQLSPVPSASHVSDWASDFIPPTGSASSRHAHFVASTKSGWQEEFSQHVAAASPFGAARPQKHQYNAGLAPWEVPTAQYPLPRSALMRPGYPLHAIPASEARLALPRPDIQAAAPVTTHEEQIGQPTGPEALPLDESQELLARTARSFINNLETQSDILSANPKLAQSKFMRLVRGLGDEEVVVKEGQEVKGEEVGEGATFIERNTVGENWAESFAKQNGKSARQEASTLAEAEYLERKSPYPRGQKVYPALNSWVSNLPAHTSIPPLTAPQDTPLAANSNALWDQQYRDQEALLQSSESHTSERTKSVHFDEHSASQERSGVPSTLEEALSSRGNVPGAGRGWSEQGLIHDFDEDVFAMFNGQLRQSQENLEGGVGKQEGWSKLQSDWEEFQRAEPGVSHLRGMGTGDQTERYLFQTRNPYSSDAEELYLEAPQDSPTLKSILELEAEVQKDPTSHEAWYALGLKQQENEREDQAILALSKVIQLDPQYRPAYLALSVSYTNEGENEAACTMLENWIRMKDSKDAIGVDGQKGRGRDKLIESLIEIARQTPDEIDADVQVALGVLFNMSGGEDYSKAEDCFLAALAVRPEDWLLYNRLGATLANSGRSNEAIQYYHQALTLHPSFVRALFNLGIAYMNLGQYQAAAQSILDALRFQHSGASEAYAYGQNGGGAKGVTSETLWNNLKSACFHMNRHDLVQIVEKRDLSGLPLRFVDEGH